The genomic stretch CGCCCAAAGGCAACAGATCTGTTATTCCGGCAGCGATAATACGGCCTAAACCGGTGTGGTTGATCATGCCGCCCACGCCCAGGATACCAGCAACAAAAATAATGGCTCCCCAGTTGACCTTTTGATTGAACGCCTTCTTGCCAACAATATCCACCCCAGGCATCAGGAGGATGAGAGCACCTCCCAGCGCAACCCAGGCTGGAGAAACATGATGGAGGAAATCCGTTATCCAGAGCCCGAGCATACCTGCCAAGACAAGGGAGAGGATCAATTCATTCCGGGAAAATTTTACTGCGGCCTGTTCTCCCTGCTCTGGCAATTCAGGTAATTCTTTGGGCTGATCTGGAAAGAAGAAGAGAATCAATGCGATAATCAGGACTGCTTTGACAAAACTCAGCAGGGGAAAATGAAGAAAGAGATAGCTCCCGTAGAGAATCGAAAGATGATACTGGGTCTCCGCCATACCAACAAGCACCATATTAGGCACATTGGCGGGCAGAATACCAAAGGCGGGAATATAGGTACCCAAAATAATAGCCAGCAGCACACCGGTTCTTCCCTTGGAGCCTTCCTTAAAACCGAAATGATCAGCAAGGGACAAGGCAATGGGTGTCAACAGGACGACCCTGCCCATGGCAGAGGGCATCAGAAAGCTAAACAGCAGGCCTGCTGCAACAAGGCCGCTGATGATCTTGAGATAACTGCCGTGCAGCCAGATCGCTGCGAAGCGTGCAATCCTGGCCCCTAACCCGGTTGATGAGATAGCTATACCGATGACCAAGCCACCAAAAATAAGCCAAATCGCAGCTGAACCAAAGCCTGCAAAAATAACTTCTGGACCGGCAAGAGAAAAGACCATCGCCAGCAGAAAGAAGAGCAGAGCAGTAAGGTGTTCCGGGATCAATGCTGTTGCCCAGAAAACAAGGGTGAGCAGAGCAAGAACAGCGGCTTTTGCCGGTACGGAGGAGCAATACGAAGAAAACTTCAGCAGCGCGACAGCTCCGACAAGAGAAAAGACGACAAAAACAAATCGGAGGGAAATCTTATTATTAGAAGACATTCAGTTTAAAAAAAATTATTTTTCGCAAAAAGTATAAAAAATATTACTACCTCTTTGTGGGGGGAAGGTCAAGAAAATAACGATCCAGAGGGTTGTCACCTCAGAAATCGGTTGCATAAAATGAGTCTTATGCCTATTACTTAAGGGTTAAGCGCCGTACACTTTATGAATATGCTGCCGGACACTCAGCTTGTCTTTGTTACAGGAGAAGGCTTGGTTACCGACCAATTATCTTTCCATATCCTTTTGAACGACAAAATAATGCCTATTTTTTTTACCTCTCTCAAAAAATATACTGTCGGAATGACGATTGTCTTTTTCCTTGTCGCATTAACTGTTGCAGGCATTGCCTTGCTTCATTCTCCTATGTTTCAAGCAGAAGCACGCATCAATATACCGGAAATAAAAAGAGAAGGAAGAACAGAGAAACCATCTGACAGGGCCATGCCAAGCACCTCTCTCCCCAACGCTCCTGTGCATCAAGGAATAACCTTGCAAACAGCAGTTGAAATACTTCAGGGCAATGTGCTGGCCGAACAGGTCATGACAGCCATAGGGATAACGCAACTTTTCCCAGGCCTTGAACAGAACACGCAAGGTGAAGAAGATTTCCTTTCCCATGCCCTTGCTGCCTTTCAGCAGCAGCTGACAGTCACACCGATCAAGGAAACCCGCATCATAAAAATTACTTTTCAGCATCCAGATGCAGCAATGTCTGCCCAGGTTGCCGAAACCCTCGTCCGATTATTCCAAAAGGAATACAGGGGGTTCCAACATCCTCAAGAGGCATTGCAAAACGAACAGCTTCTGTTCTCACGCCAAAAAATGCATCAGGCAGCACGGGCCTTGTCCATGTTCCAACAAAAGAACCAGCTTTTTATCGTTGGAGAGGATCCTGAAAAAATCACGCAGCAATATGACAAGCTGCAAACACTGCTCTCTACAGAGCAAGTGGATCTGCATGAGCAGTTAACTCAGCTGAACAAATTGGAAGAGCATTACGCAAATACTCTCAAGCCAGACACACAGGACAGGGAGCAGATGAAGCGAGAAGAGTTCACCGAGGAAAGGAAGGACCTCCTTCGTTTGAAGATCTACGAGCAAAATCTTAGAGAAAAATATGGAGAAGGAGGCACAGGGGATCGACTTATTGCCAGTGTCCGCCTCCAGATCACGTCGTTAGAAAAACTCCTGTATACGCAAGCCGGGGTCCCAGAAAAAGAACACAAGGAGCTGCAAGATACTGCGGAGCAAGTTGTTCTTGCCAAAATTACCCATCGCAAGCAGCAGGAAAAAACAGACCTCTTGCAACGACAGATCCACCAATTAGAAAATAAATTACAGCGCGTGACAGAGCAGGACGGAGTGATAAGCGAACTCCGCCAACAGGCTGAAAATACCAGAAAAGCATATGTGGGCCTTATTGAAGAGATTGCCGCAGAACAAAAAAACAGCGAACATTCTGAACAAATACGGATTATTGAGAAGCCTGTGAAGCCGCCTGCACCGATCAAACCACAAAAAAAACATATTGTGCTTCTGGCCCTTGCTTGCGGCTTGATCGGCAGTCTTTTATACGGGATGCTACAGCTGCTTCGTAACGGCGCATCAGCACATTGATTGCAAGACCGCACAGCTGCCCGAATCCCCCTTCTTAAAAGGGTTCTACTTGGCCACTGAACCCTTGGCTGTCTGTTGGATAGAACCCTGTATACTTTTCATGACAGAGGCTTGGACGCTCTCCTGAATGGAACCCATATTCTCAGCCATAACTTTCTTTTGCATTTCCGCCATGATGTCAGAACTGATAAATGTTTCACCCATAGTCTTTTCCATCATTTTGCTCATTTCCTCATCCATCATTCCGATCACTGCCGGACCAGGACCAGGCTGCATACCACTCGCTGCCGGAGCCGGAGCATTTGCTGGCATAGTTACTGGCGTAGTTGCTTGCATCTGTCCGGCGCTCATGCCGGGAGCCGGATCAACTGCTCCCCCTTTATTCAGAGCCTGTTTGATCTTAGCAAAATCAAGTTGAACCTTGGTTCCTTCCGCCATGACGACATTGGCAGCTGCCAGCATAAAACAGCCTGTGAGCAGTATTGCGACAGCAAAATTTTCCCTCTTTTTTTTCCGCTTCAGTTGCATCGTTTTTCTCCTTTTCGACAAAACCATTAATCTCTTTCCTCTTGAATAATCCAGCGTTGAACATGATGTTCTTAACGATAAATACTCAGCGACAATCTCGCCTGTCAATGCATTTTTCATCGAATATGCTGCTCGCATATTTTTTTTGACACTCTTCCAAAGCTGAATCAAGCAGCTTCCTCGGTATCTCTTTAAAATGTTTTGATCTCTTCGACGTATTCCAACAAGACCGACTCAGAGACGCGTACCATCAGCTCTTAATAAGCCGTCGCCTTTTTTTCACTTTTTGATCAAACATGCAGGTATCTGCCTCTTTGATCAGTTCTTCATACGTCATATCGTCTTCCGGGCCGAATTCCGCAAAACCGTAACTGAAATCAATAGGGATACTGTAAAGTTCTTTTTTATTTAAAATCTCCTGAAGCCTACTGACAAGATTTTCCATGTCTGCAAGATTTGCATCGGGAAAAACAAGCATGAATTCATCTCCGCCCATTCGAAAGAGATAGTCGGATGCCCTAATATTGTCTGTAAAGGCATTGACAACTGTCTTAATGAGTTCGTCCCCCGCATCATGACCATAGGTGTCATTAACAATCTTCAACTTGTCAATATCTACATAACAGACAACGAATTTTTTTTTCTCCCTCTGTGATACATTGATTTCTCGATTCAGGACATGGAAGGCGTAGCGACGATTGAAGACACCGGTCATTTCATCGGTCACCGACATCTTCTTCATTTTTTCCATCGCTTTTTTCAGTTTTAGATGAACATTTATTCTGGCCTGTACCTCTTCCTTCACAAAAGGTTTAGTAATGTAATCCCCGCCGCCCGCATCAAAGGCCCTGATGACATCTTCTGTACCCGACAGAGCGGTTATGAAGATGACTGGAATATCTCTGCTCTGTTCGTTTTTTTTCATGCGCCGACATGTCTCCAGTCCGTCCATATCCGGCATCATGATGTCCATAAGAACGAGATCCGGCAATTTTGTCTGGAGGAAATCAAGTGCCTGCCGACCGTTTTGCGCTACTGCCACTTTCAATCCGTTTTCCTTAACAATATTGGCGACTACCTGCAGGTTGTGAGGATTGTCGTCAACAATCAGGATCAGTGCCTGTTCAGCTAAGCCAATCATTCTTTCCTCCTTTGTATTGTGTTCAACAGCGTTTCGAAGTCGCCTAATATTTTCTGAATGCCGTTGATTTCAAAGTGCTGGACCGCGCTGAGCAGATTTTCCCCATAGGTGCGCAGTTCCTGTGCATTATGCTTCTGCGCCAGAGCTATGAGTCGCCGGGCGAAATCTTCAGCCGTATCCATCTCCATGGCGCCTTGCAGGCCCTGCCACATCTCCGCCATTTCACCATTCAAACGCAGAATCAGATCCGGGAGCCGCTCAATGCCTGAGAGGTTCGAGTCCTGCATTGCTTCAGATGATAAGCTCTTCGCTTCTGTTTCAGTTTCAGAACAGGGGATAAAATGAGCCAACTCTGCAAGAAGACTGTTCCGGTCAACAGGTTTGAAGAGACAGCCGTCAAAACCGGCTTTTTCTATTCTCTCCTTTTCATCGACGCTTTTAGACGCAGTGAAAGCAATCACGGAAATATGTTTTGCTGTCGATTTTTCCTTCAACCTTCTCAGGGTTTCATAACCGTCCATGTTCGGCATTTTAATATCCATAAAAATAACCTGAGGCGCAGACTTTTTAACTGAAATTAAGGCCTCTTTTCCGCTTGTTACCTCAATAACCTCCAGACCAGATCCATCCAGAAACAGCCTGAATAATTGACGGTTCGCCTCCGTGTCATCGACCACCATAACCCTGGAGGCTTGAAATTTCTTTCGAGCGGGATCAGCGATATTATGTTCTTGGGATGAGTTTACGGCCTGCAGGGCGTCAGATTGAATATTATGCAGGGTTATCGTGAATTCGGAGCCTTTTCCGGCAGTACTTCGTAAGGTAACATCACCGTTCAGCATTTCCACCAGTCGCTTGGTGATAGTCAGTCCCAACCCTGTTCCTTCATATTTTCGGGTACGCTGGCCGTCCTGCTGGCGGAAAGACTCGAATATGACGTCCTGCTGACTTTCCTCAATCCCTATGCCTGTGTCTTGTACTGAAATGAGAAGATCGCCCCCGCCTTGACTGTCGTTTTTTCGAATCAGCCGGACCGTCAGTTTGATCCAGCCCTTATCAGTGAACTTTACCGCATTTCCCAACAGATTCAGGAGGACCTGTCTGAGCCGAGTTTCATCAGAGAGCAGGGCTGAGGGGAGATCAGGAGCGATCTCAACGATGAAATCCAGATGCTTTTCCAAGATTTTTTGCGAAAAGATCTGTTCTATTTCGTGGCATATTTCTCGCAGATCAATATATTCCCAGTGCAGCTCCAATTTCCCCGCTTCAATTTTAGAAAGATCCAGTATGTCATTGATCAGGGTTAACAGGCTTTTGCCAGCTATTCGGATTGATTTTAAATATTTTTTTTGTTGTTTGTCAATGACCTGAGAGGCCAGGATATCAGAAAAGCCTAGTATTGCATTCATCGGCGTCCTGATTTCATGACTCATATTCGCCAGGAACTCACTCTTGGCCTGGCTGGCTGCCTCTGCCACCTCTTTTGCTTGGAGCAACTCTTCCCTGGCCTGATTTCGTTCAAGGACATGACCGAGACGTTCGGCAAGGGCGTTGATCAAACTGCGTTCTTCCGCGACAAATGGTCCTTCATGAATATCTGGCATTTTTTCAAGGTAGACGACCTTGATGCTGCCAACTTTTTCTCCATAGACAAAGATATCCTGAACCTGTCGCCACGCGGTTTCTTTAAAATTCTTTGTTTGATATATTTTCCCGTTGACCTCAATTTGTCCGCAGGTGATTTTCGGATACTTCCAGGAAGCAGGGAGGAGCTCCACTGTTCCAGAAAAAATTGCCGCGACATTTTCGCTTTCCTCAATAAGCGAAGCGACCCCGTAAAGACAATTCAATTCTTTGACCCGCTCAGCCAGATCAGAGGTTTTCTCTCGAAGTGCCTGTTCAGTCGATTTTTGTTCAGTAATATCCATCTGGATAGCGACAAATCCTTTGACGTTGTCCTGTTGATCGATAATAGGAGAGATGGTCTGTCGGGCGCTGTATACCTTACCGTTTTTGCGGCGGTTCATTATTTCCTCCTCCCAGGAGTCTCCGCCCAGTATGGTCTTCCATAATTTTGAAAAGTAGGAGGCGGGCATCTCTCCTGAGTCGAGAAGTTTCGGAGTGCAACCGAAGACTTCTTTTGCCGGATAGCCGGTAATTTTTTCAAAAGCCGGGTTCACGTATTCAATAATACCCTCCTTGTCGGTAAGGTATATAGCATGACCGGCTTCATTGACCGCCTTTTGAAATTTCGTCAGTTTTTCTTCGCGTTTTTTTCGTTCGCTGATATCGCGGATAATAGCGGTGAACATCCGTTTTCCATCCAAATCCATCAGATTCACGGAAAGAGCCATAGGAAAAACAGAGCCGTCTTTGCGTCTGCCCGGCACCTCACGACCACTTCCGATAATTTGCGCATTTCCAGTCGTCTTGTAATTTTCAAGATACATGTCGTGCTGACTGTAATGGGGCTCCGGCATCAACATATTAACCTTTTTGCCAATCACCTCGTCTGCCTGAAAGCCAAAAATTGACTCGGCGGCTGGATTAAAAAATTCAATAATTCCAAATCTGTCTATGGTTATTACTCCGTCAATCAGATTATCGACAACAGCGCGAATCCTCACCTCACTTTTTTTTAGCCTGGCTCCGGTCTTTTCACGTTCGGAAATTTCCTGTTCCAGCTCCTTGTTGGCTGTATATAAATCAGCTCTTCTTTGACGCGCTAATTTTTTCAACTGCCCCCGCCGCCGCTCTAGCTTTTCAGTATAACCAAATATTTTAAACATATACAGCACAAGAAAAAAACAGAGCAGCAGAGATACGACAAGCACGAACCACGACAAGATGAAACTCTGTGATTTTTTATAGACGGCTGACGGTGTCAAGAGAAGTTTCCAATGCCGTCCTCCGACCTCAAAGATACTTTCCAGATGATACTCCGATGCAATTCGTTGCATATCCGGTGAGGAGTCCACGCCGTCGCCAGCTGCGAAATACAGCAACTGATCAGTTTGTCTGCTTGATACGTCGCACAGATAAAGATTCATCAACCTCGGTGTGTCAACAAATAAATTCTCTCGAACGACCTGACCAATGCGCAGAACTCCGACAGAAAAACCTTCCAGGTATGCGTGCCTCGCTTTCACGGTGTCCAGGGGCACCCCATGTTTGTAGACAGGAGATAAAATCAGCACTCCGGATTCGTCCCCTCCTTCCTGCACCAAGGTGATTTTTTCCGTCACCACAATTTCACCGCTGTTTCTGGCCTGCTGTATGCTTTTCAGGCGCTTGTTGTTAGAGGCGATATCAAAGCCCAAGGCGGCTTCGTTTCCTTTAAGCGGCTCAATATAGTAGACTATGACATATTCCGGTCGTACGCCTGCCCGCACCGTTTTTTCTTCTGAATTTTTTTCGGTAAATTGAAAATATTGAAAACCCTCATGCTGTCCGGCTTTTTCATAAATGAGCCGCTGATCGTCACGGATTCTTGGATTCCATGAGACAGCCTGCATACCGGGGTAGGTTTCAAGAACCTTCTCCGCAAACCCCTTAAATTCTTTTCGAGAGGCACCGTCAGTATGCTCCAAAAAATTACCGATAAATTGAACGGCGATCTGATACTCGTGGAATGCTTCTTCAAGCTGGCCTGCCTGATTTCTGGCCAATTGTTCAAAGTCAAACTCAAAACGCCCTTTCTCCCAGTTGAGGACGGTACAGAATGCTGTCAGTGACAAAAACAGGCAGACTCCTGAAGCCAGCAGCAGGAATAGTCGACGGATTGAAGAAAATGATTTATCTTGTTGTTTATCTGTCAGCTGCATTAGCTTCAATCACCTTGTGTAGTTATAAAAGATATCATGGTAGTCAGCGTTTTTTTGAGCCGCCGCAGCTCGGAGTTAACAATGCATTATAGTGATGAGTAATGGATGAATAATTTTCTTGCTTATTGTTCAGAATCAGCATAGCAGAATTTCATCCTCAGCTCAATGCAGGAGTACCCTGATTCTTTTGATAATCTGATAAGATAAGATATTGTCAGTTATTAAATTGAACGGACCTGTTCCTGTTATCCGGCAACGGGAACAAAACGCTATTTCAATATTTACAAAACCTTTACAATTTATTCCTTGATAAACAAATTTTCTTTACATTCATTGTCTATAGTACAAACACAAGCAAGAGGGAACACAGGATCCACGCCCTGTACGTACCTCTGCCCAACAAAGAAATGATTCACCACCACTCATAATAATTGGAGGAACAACATGAAAAAACGTCTCAATAAAAAAATCGCTACTGCTGTACTGGCCGGTCTACTTACGATATCCTTTCTTCCCATGACGGCAAATGCCTGTCGTAGAGGAGGCGGGCAAGGACAAGGCAGTGGCTGCGCTATGAAAGGCGGACAAAACGGAAAACATTTCGGTGGTGCTTTGGGTGTCTGGAAAAACGCACAGGCAGTAAAAGATCTGGGGCTGAGCGCTGATCAGGTCGGCAAGCTGAAAGATGCTGATTTTGCGGCCCGAGAAAAACAGCTGGCCCTGCGGGCGGAGATGGACAGCCTGCACCTGAAAATGGAGCAGCTTTTTTCAGCAGATACAGTAGATGAAGATGCTGTACGGAAATTATCGAAAAAGATAGCAATCATCAAAGGCCAGATGATTGAGCAACGGACCGAAACCCGCCTGATCCTCCGGAAATTGTTCACCCCAGAGCAGCATGACAAACTGAGTACCCTGCGACAAAACCGCCGCAGTGCTGGACAGGGGAAGAACGGTATGAATAAATCCTGCAAAATGAACGGTCAGGGCGGGGGAGGTAATGGTAACGGTAAAGGCATGAACAAAGGCCAGGGAAGAATGTAATCCCACAAAGTCCTCGGTAGGGACACGGCACGCCGTGCCCCTACTGTGTTCTCCTTTTTTGCATACCGCCTTGCACACCGGGCAGGCAGTAAACAATACCATTAATTTTTACATATAAAATATTGCCCCATGAAAATGACGCGTGATTGGATCACCCCCATAACAACAGGAGCATTCCTGCTGACCGCCGTGACCGGCGTTCTCCTTTTTTTCCATGCAGCCACCGGCCTGAACAAAGCTGTTCACGAATGGCTGAGCTGGGTTTTTCTGGTCGGTGCGGTTGTGCATCTTGTGCTTAATTTCGCACCCTTTAAAAAATACCTCACCCAGCGCAAGGCGCAGGTGCTGATGGGCAGCTTTGTCCTGCTTTTGGCACTCAGTTTTGTACCGATGGGCGAAGAAGGTCATCATGATTCTCCGTTTGTACCGTCGATCAAGGCCTTGGCCCAAGCACCGCTGACGACTCTGGCCCAAGTTGCCCGAATCAGCCCGGAACAACTGCGTGAGCGACTGGCAGGTGAAGGACTTGCTGTCAATTCTGACCAACAGACCATCAGTGAACTGGTCGGCGATGATTTCCGCGCTCAAGTACACCTTTTAGAGGAGTTACTCGAAGAAGAGCATTAACCTTCTCTTCCTGTACAACAACTCACACAACGATCTCTCGCCTTAAATTTTCGACCCTTCCGCCGCCTTTCTTCTCCTGCCGTTGCATCTCCTTCTCTCCGGCTATACGGTGGTTGGGTTGGGATTTTTAAAAGACAGGGGATGACCTGCTGTCAGCAGGCATATTGCTCCCCTTTTTGATATCTGACCTATTGTGAAAGAATCAGCCTTTAAGGCTGTATTCCATTGCATCCTACAGCTCATTGTCTACGCACATAGGGTCATCGTCCAGCGTACATAGGGTCATCACCCGTTCCTATTTCAAACTCGTTCGCGACAAAGACACCGTTAAAACGGCTGCCTTTCACGGTGATTTTCGCACCAAAATGGGCTTTGGACTGATCGCCTTTGATTACGGTCTGCTCAGTAACTATAACCTTTTCATCCTCCACCATCCATGTACCGACAGGCCAGGCGATTCCGGGCGTTTCTTTCACTATACCG from Candidatus Electrothrix communis encodes the following:
- a CDS encoding SLC13 family permease; translation: MSSNNKISLRFVFVVFSLVGAVALLKFSSYCSSVPAKAAVLALLTLVFWATALIPEHLTALLFFLLAMVFSLAGPEVIFAGFGSAAIWLIFGGLVIGIAISSTGLGARIARFAAIWLHGSYLKIISGLVAAGLLFSFLMPSAMGRVVLLTPIALSLADHFGFKEGSKGRTGVLLAIILGTYIPAFGILPANVPNMVLVGMAETQYHLSILYGSYLFLHFPLLSFVKAVLIIALILFFFPDQPKELPELPEQGEQAAVKFSRNELILSLVLAGMLGLWITDFLHHVSPAWVALGGALILLMPGVDIVGKKAFNQKVNWGAIIFVAGILGVGGMINHTGLGRIIAAGITDLLPLGEHQDFINYMSISLASAVTGMLTTLPAVPAVLTPLSDSLAQATGLPIQTLLMMQVVGFSTIMLPYQAPPIVVGMQLSGEKLLDAAKICLSLALVTGFILLPLNFFWWKLLDWL
- a CDS encoding GNVR domain-containing protein; its protein translation is MNMLPDTQLVFVTGEGLVTDQLSFHILLNDKIMPIFFTSLKKYTVGMTIVFFLVALTVAGIALLHSPMFQAEARINIPEIKREGRTEKPSDRAMPSTSLPNAPVHQGITLQTAVEILQGNVLAEQVMTAIGITQLFPGLEQNTQGEEDFLSHALAAFQQQLTVTPIKETRIIKITFQHPDAAMSAQVAETLVRLFQKEYRGFQHPQEALQNEQLLFSRQKMHQAARALSMFQQKNQLFIVGEDPEKITQQYDKLQTLLSTEQVDLHEQLTQLNKLEEHYANTLKPDTQDREQMKREEFTEERKDLLRLKIYEQNLREKYGEGGTGDRLIASVRLQITSLEKLLYTQAGVPEKEHKELQDTAEQVVLAKITHRKQQEKTDLLQRQIHQLENKLQRVTEQDGVISELRQQAENTRKAYVGLIEEIAAEQKNSEHSEQIRIIEKPVKPPAPIKPQKKHIVLLALACGLIGSLLYGMLQLLRNGASAH
- a CDS encoding diguanylate cyclase translates to MIGLAEQALILIVDDNPHNLQVVANIVKENGLKVAVAQNGRQALDFLQTKLPDLVLMDIMMPDMDGLETCRRMKKNEQSRDIPVIFITALSGTEDVIRAFDAGGGDYITKPFVKEEVQARINVHLKLKKAMEKMKKMSVTDEMTGVFNRRYAFHVLNREINVSQREKKKFVVCYVDIDKLKIVNDTYGHDAGDELIKTVVNAFTDNIRASDYLFRMGGDEFMLVFPDANLADMENLVSRLQEILNKKELYSIPIDFSYGFAEFGPEDDMTYEELIKEADTCMFDQKVKKRRRLIKS
- a CDS encoding PAS domain S-box protein, which codes for MQLTDKQQDKSFSSIRRLFLLLASGVCLFLSLTAFCTVLNWEKGRFEFDFEQLARNQAGQLEEAFHEYQIAVQFIGNFLEHTDGASRKEFKGFAEKVLETYPGMQAVSWNPRIRDDQRLIYEKAGQHEGFQYFQFTEKNSEEKTVRAGVRPEYVIVYYIEPLKGNEAALGFDIASNNKRLKSIQQARNSGEIVVTEKITLVQEGGDESGVLILSPVYKHGVPLDTVKARHAYLEGFSVGVLRIGQVVRENLFVDTPRLMNLYLCDVSSRQTDQLLYFAAGDGVDSSPDMQRIASEYHLESIFEVGGRHWKLLLTPSAVYKKSQSFILSWFVLVVSLLLCFFLVLYMFKIFGYTEKLERRRGQLKKLARQRRADLYTANKELEQEISEREKTGARLKKSEVRIRAVVDNLIDGVITIDRFGIIEFFNPAAESIFGFQADEVIGKKVNMLMPEPHYSQHDMYLENYKTTGNAQIIGSGREVPGRRKDGSVFPMALSVNLMDLDGKRMFTAIIRDISERKKREEKLTKFQKAVNEAGHAIYLTDKEGIIEYVNPAFEKITGYPAKEVFGCTPKLLDSGEMPASYFSKLWKTILGGDSWEEEIMNRRKNGKVYSARQTISPIIDQQDNVKGFVAIQMDITEQKSTEQALREKTSDLAERVKELNCLYGVASLIEESENVAAIFSGTVELLPASWKYPKITCGQIEVNGKIYQTKNFKETAWRQVQDIFVYGEKVGSIKVVYLEKMPDIHEGPFVAEERSLINALAERLGHVLERNQAREELLQAKEVAEAASQAKSEFLANMSHEIRTPMNAILGFSDILASQVIDKQQKKYLKSIRIAGKSLLTLINDILDLSKIEAGKLELHWEYIDLREICHEIEQIFSQKILEKHLDFIVEIAPDLPSALLSDETRLRQVLLNLLGNAVKFTDKGWIKLTVRLIRKNDSQGGGDLLISVQDTGIGIEESQQDVIFESFRQQDGQRTRKYEGTGLGLTITKRLVEMLNGDVTLRSTAGKGSEFTITLHNIQSDALQAVNSSQEHNIADPARKKFQASRVMVVDDTEANRQLFRLFLDGSGLEVIEVTSGKEALISVKKSAPQVIFMDIKMPNMDGYETLRRLKEKSTAKHISVIAFTASKSVDEKERIEKAGFDGCLFKPVDRNSLLAELAHFIPCSETETEAKSLSSEAMQDSNLSGIERLPDLILRLNGEMAEMWQGLQGAMEMDTAEDFARRLIALAQKHNAQELRTYGENLLSAVQHFEINGIQKILGDFETLLNTIQRRKE
- a CDS encoding Spy/CpxP family protein refolding chaperone, with amino-acid sequence MKKRLNKKIATAVLAGLLTISFLPMTANACRRGGGQGQGSGCAMKGGQNGKHFGGALGVWKNAQAVKDLGLSADQVGKLKDADFAAREKQLALRAEMDSLHLKMEQLFSADTVDEDAVRKLSKKIAIIKGQMIEQRTETRLILRKLFTPEQHDKLSTLRQNRRSAGQGKNGMNKSCKMNGQGGGGNGNGKGMNKGQGRM
- a CDS encoding DUF4405 domain-containing protein; this translates as MKMTRDWITPITTGAFLLTAVTGVLLFFHAATGLNKAVHEWLSWVFLVGAVVHLVLNFAPFKKYLTQRKAQVLMGSFVLLLALSFVPMGEEGHHDSPFVPSIKALAQAPLTTLAQVARISPEQLRERLAGEGLAVNSDQQTISELVGDDFRAQVHLLEELLEEEH